The following coding sequences lie in one Listeria ivanovii subsp. londoniensis genomic window:
- a CDS encoding T7SS effector LXG polymorphic toxin, with protein sequence MSRIDIAELNDFLHGLRSSNAEAKDMMGNITQAAADYAQDDSLKGAAVTTSKQYFTDTYMPIIQSIIEALNESEERLAQYIREFGAQVDPSPSAKVDAQILQEVMEKVSQLQRKEEDLHQQLTAPNTRPDMEQVYVVKSRSVHTQLLRAIEKENILERYLAFEQSHGDFFSALHELILATSRTVQELLQHVTFNAQTGTYTVSPSITSSLQLMKKSLDHARKENDKDPYPDGFEDYTLFAYTYVNDQGKNGTMWLIEKNGKRVENKELQDFLEKNGQDLPPISYTELSGEDLERKVNDSWKEGVNYLTGQKVTDASAGVLRTSAYIASGKDIMDDTGLTDMALSAGFGIAAARNKLVIEEKTNFNKTKNAVPEEELNDFATDIFLPDEYYYNNRLPSRVEPGTKSLDKFDEFGNLKQTKFFDQYGRQKGWIDYTNHGRPETHSAPHWHEYIYNEEFPLGKKINHKFDTNPPFKR encoded by the coding sequence ATGAGCCGAATAGACATCGCAGAATTGAACGATTTTCTTCATGGTTTACGTAGTAGTAATGCAGAAGCCAAAGATATGATGGGAAATATCACCCAAGCAGCTGCCGATTATGCACAGGATGATAGTTTAAAAGGCGCAGCAGTGACCACATCCAAGCAGTATTTTACGGATACATATATGCCCATTATTCAAAGTATTATCGAAGCACTTAATGAAAGTGAAGAACGGTTGGCTCAATATATCCGAGAATTTGGCGCTCAGGTAGATCCATCTCCTTCAGCTAAAGTCGATGCGCAGATTTTACAAGAAGTGATGGAAAAAGTCAGCCAGCTGCAGCGAAAAGAAGAAGATTTACACCAACAATTAACTGCCCCAAATACACGGCCAGACATGGAACAAGTTTATGTCGTGAAATCAAGAAGTGTTCATACGCAACTTTTACGAGCAATCGAAAAGGAAAACATCCTGGAAAGATACCTGGCATTTGAACAAAGTCATGGGGATTTTTTTAGCGCACTGCATGAACTTATTCTCGCAACCAGTCGTACGGTACAAGAATTACTTCAACATGTGACATTCAATGCGCAAACAGGTACCTACACCGTGTCACCAAGTATCACTTCGAGCTTGCAGCTCATGAAGAAATCCCTAGATCATGCCCGAAAAGAAAACGACAAAGACCCCTATCCGGATGGTTTCGAAGACTATACCTTGTTCGCTTATACTTATGTGAACGACCAAGGAAAAAATGGGACCATGTGGTTAATTGAAAAAAATGGTAAACGGGTAGAAAACAAGGAATTACAAGACTTTCTCGAAAAAAACGGCCAAGATTTACCCCCAATTTCTTATACAGAACTATCAGGAGAAGACTTAGAACGCAAAGTCAATGACTCCTGGAAAGAAGGAGTGAATTATTTAACTGGCCAAAAAGTAACGGATGCTAGTGCTGGTGTCTTAAGAACCTCTGCTTATATTGCCAGTGGGAAAGATATCATGGACGATACTGGGCTAACAGATATGGCTTTAAGCGCAGGATTTGGTATTGCAGCAGCAAGAAATAAACTTGTTATTGAAGAGAAAACAAATTTTAATAAAACAAAAAATGCAGTACCTGAAGAAGAATTAAATGATTTTGCAACAGATATTTTTCTTCCTGATGAATACTATTATAACAATAGGTTGCCATCTAGAGTCGAACCAGGTACTAAATCACTAGACAAATTTGATGAATTTGGTAATTTAAAACAAACGAAATTTTTTGATCAATATGGCCGTCAAAAAGGTTGGATAGATTACACTAACCATGGAAGACCAGAAACACATAGTGCTCCCCATTGGCATGAGTATATTTACAATGAGGAATTTCCTTTAGGGAAAAAAATAAATCATAAATTTGATACTAATCCACCGTTTAAAAGATAG
- a CDS encoding tyrosine-type recombinase/integrase, whose translation MRVQEVILNNGGRRYLVLDDQGKPIQPVLQYMKYLDNTQKSPNTQRTYCYALRDYFVFLSLTETSYELANIKTIANFLSWLVNPTLIERVQHLIPPTLKSEKTVNLKVTAVLSFYKFLYQFEHIEYDVAQRAYVDVKGIKQYKGFLHHITKNKRVSESILKLKEPKSRVETIPDFTLQAALGATTNVRDFFLLRLLYETGLRIGEILSLHKEDILFDLHQGHRVRLVYRKEQPNDSRQKTGLREVHISANLIDLFDDYMYSILDFDRSDSLFVKVKGKSQGLPLNYQDVMATFKRIEGKIEYHLHPHLYRHTHATKYYEQTKDIKIVQERLGHKHIQTTMNLYLHPTDKEIRAQWEKASPAFRMEE comes from the coding sequence ATGAGAGTACAAGAAGTCATATTAAACAATGGAGGGAGAAGATATTTAGTTCTAGACGATCAAGGGAAACCGATTCAACCAGTTTTACAATATATGAAGTATCTAGATAATACACAAAAGAGTCCCAACACACAGCGTACTTACTGCTATGCATTGAGAGACTATTTTGTTTTTTTGTCTTTAACTGAAACAAGCTACGAACTTGCCAACATCAAAACAATAGCAAATTTTCTATCCTGGTTAGTAAACCCCACTTTAATTGAAAGAGTTCAACACCTAATACCCCCCACTTTAAAAAGCGAAAAGACAGTCAACTTAAAAGTTACAGCTGTACTATCCTTCTACAAATTTCTCTACCAATTTGAGCATATTGAATATGATGTCGCTCAGCGAGCGTATGTAGATGTAAAAGGTATCAAGCAATATAAAGGTTTTTTACATCACATCACCAAAAATAAAAGAGTATCAGAAAGTATCTTAAAATTAAAGGAACCCAAAAGCAGAGTTGAAACAATTCCAGACTTCACTTTACAAGCAGCGTTAGGAGCTACAACGAATGTAAGGGATTTCTTTTTGCTTCGGTTACTTTATGAAACAGGGTTAAGAATTGGAGAAATATTGTCGCTGCACAAAGAAGATATCTTATTCGATCTTCACCAAGGACACCGAGTTCGTCTAGTTTATCGAAAAGAACAACCGAATGACTCTCGTCAGAAAACCGGCTTACGTGAAGTTCATATCTCCGCCAACTTAATCGACTTATTCGACGACTATATGTACAGCATTTTAGATTTTGATCGCTCCGATTCTTTATTCGTAAAAGTTAAGGGGAAGTCCCAAGGACTACCCCTTAACTATCAAGATGTTATGGCAACATTTAAAAGAATTGAAGGAAAAATCGAGTACCATTTACATCCACATTTATACCGGCATACCCACGCTACTAAGTATTACGAACAAACTAAAGATATCAAAATTGTTCAAGAGCGACTTGGTCACAAACACATCCAGACAACAATGAACCTCTATTTACATCCAACAGATAAAGAAATCCGAGCACAGTGGGAAAAAGCGAGTCCAGCTTTTAGAATGGAGGAATAA
- a CDS encoding Y-family DNA polymerase — MVQVEDYSHAPRKDILCIDVKSFFASVECVKRGLDPLKAKLVVMSNADRAGGLVLAASPMMKKIHRIKTTSRMYEVPTWDEEIIIAPPRMKLYLKVNAMIQAIFLRYVPKEFFFPYSIDEAFLDVTGSHALFGSTQEIAERIQADILRELRLFVTVGIGDNMLLSKLALDNAAKHQTDGIANWRYENVPDTIWKIKELTDMWGIGHRTAENLKRLGIFSVYALSQSPPPLLKRRLGVIGEQLYYHSHGIDYSKINERYVPVSKSYGKSQILERDYHDPFEVAIVIREMAEEIAMRLRKHHVNTTVVHIGIRYSKYSIKSGFRHQLKIDATSSNRELVGHFLTLFWKYYENEAVRQVELSCGGIIQKAGLQLNLFENPVQTVNQEQLDVTIDKIRARYGFKSMMHASSLLTGATGLKRSDIYSTLSRDQDIQYTYIFL; from the coding sequence ATGGTACAAGTAGAAGATTACTCTCATGCTCCAAGAAAAGATATTTTATGTATTGATGTGAAGTCCTTTTTTGCCAGTGTAGAGTGCGTGAAAAGAGGATTAGACCCTTTAAAAGCAAAATTAGTTGTGATGAGTAATGCGGACCGAGCAGGCGGTTTAGTCCTAGCAGCAAGCCCGATGATGAAAAAAATACACCGAATAAAAACAACCTCTCGCATGTATGAGGTACCTACATGGGACGAAGAAATCATTATTGCTCCACCACGCATGAAACTTTATCTAAAAGTAAATGCGATGATACAAGCCATTTTCTTGCGCTATGTACCTAAAGAATTTTTCTTCCCCTACTCGATTGATGAGGCATTTTTGGATGTCACTGGATCACATGCATTATTTGGATCCACGCAAGAAATTGCGGAACGAATTCAAGCGGATATTTTAAGAGAGTTACGTTTGTTTGTGACGGTTGGAATTGGTGATAACATGCTGTTATCCAAACTTGCATTAGATAATGCGGCCAAACATCAAACGGATGGAATTGCTAACTGGAGATATGAAAATGTCCCGGATACTATCTGGAAAATAAAAGAATTAACCGATATGTGGGGTATTGGCCATCGGACTGCAGAGAATTTAAAACGGTTAGGAATATTTAGTGTCTATGCGTTAAGCCAGTCCCCTCCCCCACTCTTGAAAAGGCGATTAGGAGTGATAGGGGAGCAATTATACTACCATTCGCATGGGATTGACTACAGTAAAATAAATGAGCGATATGTACCTGTTTCGAAGTCATATGGGAAGAGTCAAATTTTAGAACGTGATTATCATGATCCGTTTGAGGTCGCTATTGTTATACGTGAAATGGCTGAAGAAATTGCGATGCGATTAAGAAAACATCACGTCAATACGACAGTGGTGCATATCGGGATTAGGTACAGTAAATACAGCATAAAGAGTGGTTTCAGGCATCAGCTGAAAATTGACGCTACTAGTAGCAATAGAGAACTGGTTGGACACTTTCTAACTCTTTTCTGGAAGTATTACGAGAATGAAGCTGTTAGGCAAGTGGAGTTAAGTTGCGGAGGGATTATTCAAAAAGCAGGTTTGCAGTTAAATTTATTTGAAAATCCTGTACAGACAGTGAACCAGGAACAATTAGATGTGACGATTGATAAAATACGAGCTAGATATGGATTTAAGTCTATGATGCATGCAAGCAGTTTACTAACTGGAGCGACTGGCTTAAAGCGTTCTGATATCTATAGTACCCTTAGTAGAGACCAAGATATCCAATATACTTACATTTTCTTATAG
- a CDS encoding YolD-like family protein, giving the protein MEKLLIGKKYYERVTQPIITSERWEQYLTLIHDSIENDYSLRFTTYAGGYEHHVSGKCYLFNESLKTILVNGIIVRDTEILWIERL; this is encoded by the coding sequence ATGGAAAAGTTATTAATTGGGAAAAAGTATTATGAAAGGGTCACCCAACCTATTATTACAAGTGAGCGTTGGGAACAATATTTAACATTAATACACGACTCCATAGAAAATGATTATTCTCTACGATTTACCACGTATGCAGGTGGTTATGAACATCATGTTTCAGGAAAGTGTTACTTATTTAATGAATCCCTGAAGACTATTTTAGTTAATGGAATTATTGTGCGAGATACAGAAATACTCTGGATTGAAAGGTTGTGA